TCAGCCCGTACGGCTGCTATTGTTCCAGCTGGAGGGCACCGTCGAATACGAGCATCAATTTGCCGTGAAGAACATTGCGGAGGATCTGTTGGACACAACGCTGCTGAGTACGACGATCGGACAGCATGTACTGGTGCTAATCGAGAACCAACATGATCAGCAGCGGCTCCATGAGCAGCTGCAGGATATCCGGTGTACTTTTAAACAGTATTACAAGATGGACGTCACAATCGCGATCAGCGATCCCGGACCTGTTATCCTGGCGCGGAAGCTGTACCGGGATACGCTGCAATGCTTGAACTACCGTTTCTATCTGGATGAGAGCGGGATGATCACGACGGAAGATACGCTGCACGCCGGCGGCCTGGAAGGAACGTTTGTCCTCGACGAGGAACGCCTGTGCATGCCGGTCCGATCCGGCCACCGCAACGAAGCGGAGCTTGCCTTGGCCGAATTTGTTCAGGAGCTGAAGCATGCGCAGCTTAGTATCGACATGACCAAATCCTATGTCATTCAGCAATATGTATCCCTCATCCGTCTAACCGACCCGGATCGGATGCAAGAACACTATGCACGGATTCCGGAAATCGCCGAGATGAGTACGCTTCAAGCCATTCAATCTTTCTTGGAGAAAACGGTACGGGAAATCACGCTGCGAAACTTCGAGCAGAACAAAGTCAAATATAATGCCATCGTCCGCAAGGTGGTTGAGATTATCGAGGAGCAGCTGGGGAATTCGGAGCTTACCCTAAATCTGGTGGCAAACGACATGCTGTATATGAACGCCGACTATCTCGGCAAGCTGTTCAAGAAGGAGACCGGCGAGAAGTTCTCCAATTACGTGATGAAGCTTCGGATGAAGCGCGCAACCGAAATGATGGCAAGCGATCCCGATATCAAAATTTTTGAAATGGCGGAACGGCTCGGTTTCGGCGATAATCCTCAATATTTTAGCCAAGTGTTCAAGAAACAGATTGGCTGTACACCCTCTGAATACATGAAAAAGAGTGATTAACTTGTACGTACATCTCTGCTTTTTAAACAAATTGCACGGTTTTTTTCCTTACTCTTTCCCCGCAAACACTAGATAATTGGGAATGTAAGCACTAACATTTGGAGCGTCATGAAATGGTTGATTAACAAAGGGGAGGAAATGGAATGAAAAAAGTGTTAAACGCGGTTCTGATGTTTTCCCTGATCGGAAGTTTGATCGGCTGTTCGGGCGGCGGCGCCGCAGAACCACCGGCAAACGGCGGAACCGGAACGGAAACGCCGCCGGCTGCAAGCGATAGCAAGGATCCGGTCAAGCTCCGCATTGCGTGGTGGGGCGGTCAGTCCCGGCATGATTATACCTTGAAGGTCATCGAGATGTATGAGTCCCAGAATCCGCATGTCACCATTGAGCCGGAGTATGCTCCATTCGATGACTATTGGAAGAAGCTTGCTCCCCAAGCGGTGGCCGGCGGACTTCCGGACATTATCCAGATGGACATCTCCTACCTGAATCAATATGCAGGCCGGAATCAACTGGCGGATTTGAAGCCGTTTACCGAGAGCGGCGAGCTCGATGTCGCCGATGTCAGCGAGAATGCGCTGAGCGGTGGTGAGGTCAGCGGCAAGCTGGTTGCCATGAACCTCGGCGTGAACGCACTCCAGACTACATTCGACGTGGAGACGATGAAGAAGAACGGCATCGATATTCCGTCCAAGGAATGGACCTGGGACGACATGGACAAGATGGGGGCACAAGCCAAAGAAAAAGGCCTGCAAATCGGAGGCTTTGCTTACCGGCATGACGTCTTCTTCCCTTACTACCTAAGAACCATCGGGCAGAAAATGTACAGCGCTGACGGCAAAACCATCGGATACAGCGACGACCAGCCTTTTATCGATTACTTCACCCGCTACCAGAAATGGTACGACAACGGATATATCCTGTCCCTGGACAAGGAAGCCCAGAAGAAAGGCGTAGCCGAAGAGGATGAAATTGTCCTGGGCAACTCCATATCAGGCACCGGCTGGTCCAACCAATTCCTCGCCGTGGCCAATCTGGTAACCGATCGTCCATTGGAGCTGAATCCGATGCCGGGACCCGGAACAAAAGAAGGACTCTTCCTGAAACCATCGATGTATTTCTCGGTCACCGAAACCTCCAAGCATAAAGAAGAAGCCGCCAAATTCATCAGCTTCTTCATCAACGACATTGAGGCCAACAAGCTGATCAAGGGCGAACGCGGCGTTCCCGTATCCGCCAAGGTGAAGGAAGCGCTCAAGCCGCTCCTCTCCGAGAACGAAGCCAAGATTTTCGACTATGTTACTTGGGCTGAGGCCAACAGCACGCCAGGCGATCCGCCTAACCCGATCGGCGCGGTGGAAATCGAGAAGCTGCTGCGAGATCTCAGCGAACGCATCCTGTTCAAGAAAATCTCGATCGAAGATGCCGCGGCCGAGTTCCGCAAGGAAGCGAATGCCATCTTGGCCAGATCTCAGCAATAACCAGGACACGGCTAGACAAGGCATCTCCGGCACGTCTTTCCCGTGCAAGAGATGCCTTTTTACATCAGTGACCCCTGCACGGGGCGCAACCAAATCTGAATCATAGGGGTTGAAATCTATGAAGAGGCTCCGTGAGAACGAGCACATCACCGGTTACGTGTTTTCAGCGCCGTTCGTTCTTGGTTTTCTCATCTTTACCTTATATCCAATTCTGTCGTCCCTGTATTATTCGTTCACCAATTACAATCTGATGGAAGCACCAAGATGGCTGGGCTTGGGGAATTATGAACGGTTGTTCCTGGAGGACGACAAGATCGGCAAATCGTTCCAGGTCACGTTCACCTATGTATTTGCCAGTGTCCCCCTCCGCCTTATCTTCGCCCTCTTTGTTGCCATGATCCTGAATACCGCAACCAAGGCGGTAGGGCTGTACCGCTCTGCCTTCTACCTGCCATCTCTCATTGGCGGAAGCGTGGCCGTGGCTATCATGTGGCAGCAGATCTTTGGCGACAAGGGACTCGTGAACTCTGCCCTTTCCCTCTTCGGGATCCATTCCACGACCTCTTGGATCGGAAATCCGAGCACGGCGCTATGGACACTAATCGCCTTGTCTATCTGGCAGTTCGGCTCCTCGATGATCATTTTTCTGGCTGGTTTGAAAAATATCCCGAAGGATTACTATGAGGCTGCCAGCGTGGACGGTGCCAATGCGGTCCATCGCTTTTTCAAGATTACGCTGCCTATGCTCAGCCCCATTATTTTGTTTAATTTGACGCTCCAGACAATTTCGGCGTTCCTGACCTTCACTCCGGCCTACATTATTTCGCGCGGAGAAGGCGGGCCCCTGGACCAAACGCTGCTCTATTCGCTCTATTTGTACCGCAAGGCGTTCTCGCATTTTGAGATGGGATACGCGTCGGCGCTTGCCTGGATCATGCTCATTATCGTTGGTGTCCTGACCCTGCTCATCTTCAGATCATCTACCCGCTGGGTTCATTACGAGTCGAAAGGAGATTGACGGTTATGACCAAATCCAGACGTGTTCTCTACCATACCCTGGTCGGATTGTTCGCCCTCTGCATGACTTATCCGATTCTGTGGCTGGTCGCCAGCTCGCTGAAGCCCAATCATGAAATATTCACGACGGCTTACAGCCTGATTCCGAGTCGGCTGGAATTCTCGAATTATGCTACAGGCTGGAAGGGTTTTGCCGGGACTACCTTCGGTACCTTCTTTAAAAATTCTTTTATCATTGTCATCATATCCACCATCGGTGCCGTCGCTTCCTCTGCGCTTGTCGCCTTCGGCCTGGCTCGGACCAAGTTCTTCGGTCAGCAATTCTGGTTCGCCTGCATGATGATTACGATGATGCTGCCTCATGATGTCGTGATCGTTCCGCAGTATGTGATGTTCGCCAAATTCGGCTGGCTGTCTTCCTTCAAACCATTAATTGTTCCCCAATTCTTCGGCATTCCGTTCTTCATCTTCCTGATCATGCAATTTATCCGCACCATTCCGAAGGAACTGGATGAAGCCGCCAAGATTGACGGATGCAGCAAATACGGGATATTTTTCCGGATCGTTGTGCCATTGATCGTACCCGCTCTCATTACGTGTTCCATATTCTCCTTCTACTGGAGATGGGATGATTTCATCAATCCGCTCATTTACTTGAACAATCCGGAGAAATACCCGGTGTCACTTGCCTTGAAGCTCTTCCTTGACGGGGAGTCGCTTAATAACTGGGGCGGCATGTTTGCTATGGCTACCTTATCGCTGCTGCCGGTCGTCATCGTCTTCTTTATCTTCCAGAAATATATCGTGGAAGGGATCAGTACGACGGGATTGAAAGGGTAATTCATACAGATAGAAGCAAATAGAATATGAAGGGAGTTTCTCATCATGCCTGCACTTGTATTTGATGATCAACAGATTGAGGTTGTCATAGACCGCGTGGTCGACCGGACCTTTCGCATGGATTTCAGCTGGGACTGGCCGGGCGGGGTCGCCTTTTACGGAGTATGCGAAGCCTATAAGGCCACCGGCAAACAGGAGTATCTGGAACAGCTGAAAGCCTGGGTCGATGAAAATATGGAGGATGGGCTGCCCAAGCTGTCCGTCAACGGCGTCTCCATCGGTCATTCCCTGCTGACCTTATACGAGGTTTATGAAGATGAGCGGTATATTGAAACGGCCAAGGAAATGGCCGAGTTTCTCACGCATGATGCGCTGCGTTTCGGCAACGGCATCTTTCAGCATACGGTGAACTCCGAAACGTATAACTTTCCGGAGCAGGCGTGGGTTGATACGATGTTCATGGCAGGCTACTTCCTGCTTCGGATCGGCGTGATGCTGGACCGGGAGGATTACTTCGAGGATGGCCTGAAGCAGTATCATGGCCATGAAGATTGCCTGCAGGACCCTGTTACGAATCTCTATTACCACGGCTGGGACAATATTGCCGGCAACCATATGTCGGGCGTGTTCTGGTGCCGGGGCAATGCCTGGGCCGCCATCACGATGGCTCGTGCACTGGAGCTCGTGCCGGTTACGCATCCTTCCTTCATGATCATCGAAGGATCGCTGCGCGACCAGCTCAGCGCCCTGGTCCGGCTGCAGCATGAATCCGGCCTGTGGCATACGATTACAAGCGATCCGCAATCCCCGCTGGAAACGTCCGGCTCGGCCGGCATCGCCGCCGCCCTGCTGACCAAGGGACGCATCTATAATAAATACACGCAGAAATCGATTGACGGCATTTTGTCCAAGATTACTGAGGATGGCACCGTAACCGGCGTATCCGCGGGAACGGCCGTCATGAAAGACGCCGCAGGTTACAGAGGCGTGCCCGATAAGCGAATCCAGGGCTGGGGTCAAGGCTTGGCTCTGACCTTTCTCGCGGAAGTGCTGAAGAACAAGGACAATCCTTATTGATGAAATGAGTTACAAAAAAAGGCAGGATTGGAGAGGATCAAGTGCGCCTCTACAACCTGCCTATTGTTATATGCGTTTCCACAAGCGATATTTTATTGAAAAATAACCGGTTAACAGGACAGTTATAACAAGGATAATTACATTCAAAATCATTGCTTTATCGCCCCTTTTCCCATCGCTAATCTTCACGATTCTACGTCTACGCTGTTTATTCATTGTCCCCTGTCTCGTCTTGAGTGCTGTCCTTCTGCTCATCTGTCTTCTTCGGATGCGGTGTTCCATCAAGTCCATAGACTTCGTCATAAGCATCGAATATTTTCCTCGCAATCGGCGCAGCGCTTTGCGAGCCG
This Paenibacillus sp. JZ16 DNA region includes the following protein-coding sequences:
- a CDS encoding carbohydrate ABC transporter permease, which gives rise to MKRLRENEHITGYVFSAPFVLGFLIFTLYPILSSLYYSFTNYNLMEAPRWLGLGNYERLFLEDDKIGKSFQVTFTYVFASVPLRLIFALFVAMILNTATKAVGLYRSAFYLPSLIGGSVAVAIMWQQIFGDKGLVNSALSLFGIHSTTSWIGNPSTALWTLIALSIWQFGSSMIIFLAGLKNIPKDYYEAASVDGANAVHRFFKITLPMLSPIILFNLTLQTISAFLTFTPAYIISRGEGGPLDQTLLYSLYLYRKAFSHFEMGYASALAWIMLIIVGVLTLLIFRSSTRWVHYESKGD
- a CDS encoding response regulator, translating into MYKVLLVDDERIILDGISQMVDWRSYRTELAGTAQNGIQAYEKIVRESPDIVVCDIRMPGLDGLELVAKTHASHPHIKFVLLSGFGEFEYANRAMQYGVKHYLLKPTDEVKIGGALKEVINELTQDRNKETFVQEMKNRLRKVLPHVKEQVLKEFVTNKTYGRHDLEEYRSLFEYDFDQPVRLLLFQLEGTVEYEHQFAVKNIAEDLLDTTLLSTTIGQHVLVLIENQHDQQRLHEQLQDIRCTFKQYYKMDVTIAISDPGPVILARKLYRDTLQCLNYRFYLDESGMITTEDTLHAGGLEGTFVLDEERLCMPVRSGHRNEAELALAEFVQELKHAQLSIDMTKSYVIQQYVSLIRLTDPDRMQEHYARIPEIAEMSTLQAIQSFLEKTVREITLRNFEQNKVKYNAIVRKVVEIIEEQLGNSELTLNLVANDMLYMNADYLGKLFKKETGEKFSNYVMKLRMKRATEMMASDPDIKIFEMAERLGFGDNPQYFSQVFKKQIGCTPSEYMKKSD
- a CDS encoding glycoside hydrolase family 88/105 protein, which encodes MPALVFDDQQIEVVIDRVVDRTFRMDFSWDWPGGVAFYGVCEAYKATGKQEYLEQLKAWVDENMEDGLPKLSVNGVSIGHSLLTLYEVYEDERYIETAKEMAEFLTHDALRFGNGIFQHTVNSETYNFPEQAWVDTMFMAGYFLLRIGVMLDREDYFEDGLKQYHGHEDCLQDPVTNLYYHGWDNIAGNHMSGVFWCRGNAWAAITMARALELVPVTHPSFMIIEGSLRDQLSALVRLQHESGLWHTITSDPQSPLETSGSAGIAAALLTKGRIYNKYTQKSIDGILSKITEDGTVTGVSAGTAVMKDAAGYRGVPDKRIQGWGQGLALTFLAEVLKNKDNPY
- a CDS encoding carbohydrate ABC transporter permease, which gives rise to MTYPILWLVASSLKPNHEIFTTAYSLIPSRLEFSNYATGWKGFAGTTFGTFFKNSFIIVIISTIGAVASSALVAFGLARTKFFGQQFWFACMMITMMLPHDVVIVPQYVMFAKFGWLSSFKPLIVPQFFGIPFFIFLIMQFIRTIPKELDEAAKIDGCSKYGIFFRIVVPLIVPALITCSIFSFYWRWDDFINPLIYLNNPEKYPVSLALKLFLDGESLNNWGGMFAMATLSLLPVVIVFFIFQKYIVEGISTTGLKG
- a CDS encoding ABC transporter substrate-binding protein: MKKVLNAVLMFSLIGSLIGCSGGGAAEPPANGGTGTETPPAASDSKDPVKLRIAWWGGQSRHDYTLKVIEMYESQNPHVTIEPEYAPFDDYWKKLAPQAVAGGLPDIIQMDISYLNQYAGRNQLADLKPFTESGELDVADVSENALSGGEVSGKLVAMNLGVNALQTTFDVETMKKNGIDIPSKEWTWDDMDKMGAQAKEKGLQIGGFAYRHDVFFPYYLRTIGQKMYSADGKTIGYSDDQPFIDYFTRYQKWYDNGYILSLDKEAQKKGVAEEDEIVLGNSISGTGWSNQFLAVANLVTDRPLELNPMPGPGTKEGLFLKPSMYFSVTETSKHKEEAAKFISFFINDIEANKLIKGERGVPVSAKVKEALKPLLSENEAKIFDYVTWAEANSTPGDPPNPIGAVEIEKLLRDLSERILFKKISIEDAAAEFRKEANAILARSQQ